The Musa acuminata AAA Group cultivar baxijiao chromosome BXJ1-3, Cavendish_Baxijiao_AAA, whole genome shotgun sequence genome window below encodes:
- the LOC135625930 gene encoding carboxyvinyl-carboxyphosphonate phosphorylmutase, chloroplastic-like, which translates to MADSTVRVAVTGPRKTRMHRLIEEEGIVLMPGIYDALSAAVLQSLGFRAGFVSGYAVSASRLGMPDIGLLTPPEMADAARAICAAAPNVAFIVDADTGGGNALNVQRTVRDIIGTGAAGLFLEDQVWPKKCGHMQGKQVIPAHEHAAKIAAAREAIGDSDFFLIARTDARATAGGLSDAIARANLYMEAGADACFVEAPRSDDEMREVCKRTNGFRAANMLEGGYTPLHTPQELKELGFHLIVHSTTAVYASARALIDVLKVMKEEGTSRDQLHKLTTFEEFNSLIGLKKLNEIGARFDKFQVPSN; encoded by the exons ATGGCTGACTCCACGGTGAGGGTGGCGGTGACCGGCCCCAGGAAGACGCGCATGCACCGCCTCATCGAGGAGGAAGGCATCGTGCTGATGCCGGGGATCTACGACGCGCTCTCTGCGGCCGTCCTCCAGAGCCTGGGCTTCCGTGCCGGCTTCGTCTCCGGCTACGCCGTCTCCGCCTCCCGCCTCGGCATGCCCGACATCGGCCTCCTCAC GCCGCCGGAGATGGCGGACGCAGCTCGAGCTATTTGCGCGGCAGCTCCTAACGTTGCCTTCATCGTTGATGCCG ACACCGGAGGTGGCAATGCTCTCAATGTCCAAAGGACTGTTCGAGATATAATTGGTACCGGTGCCGCTGGCTTGTTTCTTGAG GATCAAGTTTGGCCGAAGAAGTGCG GACATATGCAGGGTAAACAG gtgatacctgctcatgagcaTGCCGCAAAGATAGCAGCCGCAAGAGAAGCCATTGGGGACTCTGACTTCTTTCTCATCGCTCGAACTGATGCTCGTGCAACCGCCGGTGGCCTATCTGACGCCATTGCTCGGGCTAACCTCTACATGGAG GCGGGAGCAGATGCGTGCTTCGTGGAGGCACCGCGGAGCGACGACGAGATGAGGGAGGTCTGCAAGCGCACCAATGGTTTCAGGGCTGCCAACATGCTGGAGGGTGGGTACACCCCACTGCACACGCCACAGGAGCTCAAGGAACTGGGATTCCACCTCATAGTGCACTCCACCACCGCCGTCTACGCGTCGGCTCGCGCGTTGATCGACGTCCTCAAAGTGATGAAGGAGGAAGGCACCAGCCGAGACCAACTCCACAAGCTGACCACCTTCGAGGAGTTCAACAGTTTGATCGGACTGAAGAAACTAAACGAGATCGGAGCCCGATTCGACAAGTTCCAAGTTCCCTCCAACTGA